A single region of the bacterium genome encodes:
- a CDS encoding oligosaccharide flippase family protein: MSGAPRIRSLLRETALYGIPGVVSRSMGLLLLPVLTNVLPPDRFGNLKLTYVLIGPILLFMVFGMGTSLVRHLIGAEEKENVFSTHFWPLFIVSTILAALTALAAGPIAQSYFSKSLPGDEMLIRLAAVILWFDAMTTLPYSLLRAENRPWLYLAGMLSSTLVYAALTMLLLGKLGWDVEGVLVANAAGSATSFVLFLPVFKRYLRLRFDRATFAIYFAFGFPIIFSSLGKTVLDLADRLILDRLRGPEVVGYYSAGYQIGALSNLAVAAFTMAWKPFLVRVSTEPDSERTYARVMTFSLVLLCWMTVAISLLAGEIVRLKFFGFSLVGEKYWQGLIVVPAVMASYIFYGAYVNLSVGCDLRRKTHYYAWTTGAAAALNVAACFVLIPSYGMMGAAWATLVAYVFQAALLYWLSQRIYPIRYEWSRMVRLGLLSLGFYWLALLSGAGFTLKITLIALYSLALFAFRVLDWRSLRSIMPRPRR; the protein is encoded by the coding sequence CTCTACGGCATCCCGGGGGTGGTCTCCCGCAGCATGGGCCTCCTGCTGCTGCCCGTGCTGACCAATGTCCTGCCTCCCGACCGTTTCGGCAACCTCAAGCTCACCTACGTGCTGATCGGCCCGATCCTCCTTTTCATGGTCTTCGGCATGGGCACCTCGCTGGTGCGCCACCTTATCGGGGCCGAGGAAAAGGAGAACGTGTTCAGTACACATTTCTGGCCGCTGTTCATTGTCAGTACGATCCTGGCGGCGCTGACCGCGCTGGCGGCCGGTCCGATAGCCCAATCCTATTTCTCGAAAAGCCTCCCCGGCGATGAGATGCTGATCCGCCTGGCCGCGGTCATCCTCTGGTTCGACGCCATGACCACCCTGCCCTACAGCCTTCTGCGCGCCGAGAACCGGCCCTGGCTCTACCTGGCCGGGATGCTCAGCTCCACGTTGGTCTACGCCGCTCTGACCATGCTGCTTCTGGGCAAGCTGGGCTGGGACGTGGAGGGGGTGCTGGTGGCCAACGCCGCGGGCAGCGCCACTTCGTTCGTCCTGTTCCTGCCGGTGTTCAAGCGCTACCTGCGCCTGCGGTTCGACCGCGCCACCTTTGCGATCTACTTCGCTTTCGGCTTCCCGATCATTTTCTCCAGCCTGGGCAAGACCGTGCTCGACCTGGCCGACCGCCTGATCCTCGACCGCCTGCGCGGCCCGGAGGTGGTGGGCTACTACAGCGCGGGCTACCAGATCGGGGCGCTGTCGAACCTGGCGGTGGCGGCTTTCACCATGGCCTGGAAACCGTTCCTGGTGCGGGTGAGCACGGAGCCCGACTCGGAGCGCACCTACGCCCGGGTAATGACTTTCAGCCTGGTGCTGCTCTGCTGGATGACAGTGGCCATCTCGCTTCTGGCCGGCGAGATCGTGCGCCTCAAGTTCTTCGGATTCAGCCTGGTGGGCGAAAAGTACTGGCAGGGGTTGATCGTGGTGCCGGCGGTCATGGCCTCGTACATTTTCTACGGGGCCTATGTCAACCTGAGCGTGGGCTGCGACCTGCGGCGCAAGACCCACTACTACGCCTGGACCACCGGGGCGGCGGCGGCGCTCAACGTGGCGGCCTGTTTCGTGCTGATCCCCTCCTACGGCATGATGGGCGCGGCCTGGGCCACGCTGGTGGCCTATGTATTCCAGGCGGCCCTTCTTTACTGGCTCTCCCAGCGTATCTATCCCATCCGCTACGAGTGGAGCCGTATGGTCCGGCTGGGGTTGCTCAGCCTCGGGTTCTACTGGCTGGCTCTCCTGAGCGGGGCCGGGTTCACGCTGAAAATCACTCTGATCGCGCTATACAGCCTGGCCCTCTTCGCGTTCCGGGTCCTCGACTGGCGCAGTCTGCGCTCGATAATGCCGCGGCCCCGCCGCTGA